The Mycolicibacterium duvalii DNA window ACCTGCTGATTCAGGAACTCCTCCCGCGAAACCCCTTGTGGCACAGGCGATCAAGAGACCAGCGGGGCCGCCCATTTCGCACTTTCGGCCTCGGCGAGGCGCAGCACGCACTCGGCGGTGTCGATCAGCTTGGAATCGCTGTCTGCGTTCCAGGTGGGCAGTCCGGCTGCGACGCGCATCACGATCGACCCGAGGGCCTGGGAGGTCATGCTGGGCACCACGAGCAGTTTCGCGCAGCCGCCGGCACCCTTGACCACCATCAGCCGAGGACGCCGGGACAGATCGTTGCTGCGCATCAGACGCGCGCCGGTGACGATCGTCTCCAGGTCGGTCTGGCCTTCGGTGGCCGACCAGTTGATCCGGATGTCGACGATCTCCCCCAGCGTGCGGTGCAGCGCGCCGATCAGATCGGGAAGTTCCGCGGCGATCAGCGCCGAGTGCGGCCACCAGGCGCCGTCGATGCTGCCGCCCAGTTCCCGGGCCAACGTGGCGCGGACCGGCTTGGATGCACGGCGCGACCGTGCGATCCCGTTCACCTCGTCGAGGTGTCGGAGGAATGCTTGCGGGGCTGATCGGAGAAAACAGGAGCCTGCACGGGCTCGTGGGAGTGCTGGTCGGTGTTGACGACCTGCGGCGCCTGACGGTGCGAAAACAGTTCAGACGTATCCATAAGACGTGTCCTTGAGAGGTACGGGACGAACCCGCACGTGGTCCGAGCGAAGAAATCGCGTCGCGGGCCGCGCGCGAATGCCATGGGGGCGAGTCCGACGAATCGGGCTGCGATGTGACGCGGCCTACCGTCGACAGTACACCTAGGCCGCGATCCCCGGAGCCTGCGTCGCCGCGCCCGCCGCGAGCGTCGGCAGCCGCACACTCATCCCCTCCACCGTGATACCGCCCCACGAGTAGAAGTTCAGGAAGTTGAAGGCCGACGTCATCACCTGCACCGTGACCGACTGACCCGGGTTCAGCGTGTGCGCGATCTGCTCCAACTCCACCGTCACCGTGCGCGTCTGACCGTCCAACTGCACCGGGACCGGCGTGACCTGGTGTCCCAGCACCCGACCGGTCCGGTTGTCGACGACCTGGGCGTAGACGTGTTCGGCGGTGCCGGTGCCCGAGTACGTCAGCGTCAGCGACGGCGCCCCGACCACGTGCGTGACCTCGGTGACCTCGGGCATGCGCAGGTTCACCGCGTTGAACGCATACGAGGCCGACGGCAGGCCGAGGATGGTCGCGATGAGGCCGCGCGAGAGGATCCACGGGTCGGGCCCGGAACCGCCGAGGAAGGGCACGAACGCCATGGCCTGGCGCCGGGTCCGCTCGGCGACCAGCGGGGTGTCGTCGGGCTCGACCGGGTAGGTGTCGGAGCCGAACCACTGCCCGCGCTGGTCCACCCACTCGAATTGCGGCCCGGTGTCGACGTTTTCCCCCTTGACGTAGCGGTCCAGCCAATCCAGCGTGCGGTCGATCACCACGTCGCCGTCGTTGTAGCTGCTCACGCAGGCGCCGTGGCCGCCGCAGTACCAGAGCACTTTCGTGGTGGTGCCCGCATCGAGCAGCGCCTTG harbors:
- a CDS encoding DUF5994 family protein, whose translation is MNGIARSRRASKPVRATLARELGGSIDGAWWPHSALIAAELPDLIGALHRTLGEIVDIRINWSATEGQTDLETIVTGARLMRSNDLSRRPRLMVVKGAGGCAKLLVVPSMTSQALGSIVMRVAAGLPTWNADSDSKLIDTAECVLRLAEAESAKWAAPLVS